One window of the Leishmania mexicana MHOM/GT/2001/U1103 complete genome, chromosome 11 genome contains the following:
- a CDS encoding putative zinc finger domain protein has protein sequence MSAAGDPVSVSGKSETDAAVAPVSDMTRQLPPEATGSRLPAHLVREGPLRGHGAALYGSSPKHVPLQTPSSPRGNDTPQAPPAANGYGPVSARQGEELEVESVVLVEAQQCGARLTDANANATLLSCVDLGFMDAERVVDEEMDVASRSKLDEASGGGIKDNALFEGSGRHDACVVANVLAPPSKIDAAGGNVLEVDRGAAEDDHGFESRSEQPLASCCVDTRRYPDSWRYTRPRRYAFERPLHSYQIVGQMYCLVVIILFWSSVFAAYVLLYTQDKQDCLAELVVFATLVGAGVVCVYVFFFWVSFKDCTDYSNSGELCIFCRRRTHVDSKHCKACNKCVEGFDHHCKWLNMCVGRANYIPFFCFVSGSVFTSFTTLGSVICLLARWWHVLAEHHSAYFRAGPVVLCFVLLVGIVPIVHLFGFHVYLHFILRTTTYQHIVGKREETFQIPAEEAAPQKPSRCCCSCCCCC, from the coding sequence ATGAGTGCCGCCGGAGATCCAGTATCCGTCTCCGGAAAGTCCGAGACGGACGCGGCTGTCGCGCCCGTCTCGGACATGACGCGTCAGCTGCCACCTGAGGCCACCGGCAGCCGACTACCGGCGCATCTCGTGCGCGAAGGCCCCCTCCGCGGCCATGGCGCTGCGCTATACGGCTCGTCACCGAAACacgtgccgctgcagacgcCTTCGTCTCCAAGAGGCAATGACACTCCACAGGCGCCGCCCGCAGCAAACGGATACGGCCCTGTGTCTGCCCGTCAAGGGGAGGAGTTGGAGGTGGAGAGTGTCGTGTTAGTAGAAGCGCAGCAGTGCGGTGCGCGTCTCACGGATGCCAACGCGAACGCCACGCTGCTGAGCTGCGTTGACCTCGGCTTCATGGATGCGGAACGTGTCGTAGATGAGGAGATGGACGTGGCGAGCCGGAGCAAGCTGGACGaggcgagcggcggcggtatcAAGGACAATGCCCTCTTCGAGGGGAGCGGCAGGCATGATGCCTGTGTTGTGGCAAACGTGCTGGCACCACCGTCAAAGATCGATGCCGCCGGAGGAAATGTGCTGGAGGTcgaccgcggcgccgctgaagACGATCACGGTTTCGAATCTCGCTCAGAGCAGCCGCTGGCCTCGTGTTGTGTGGACACGCGTCGTTACCCCGACAGTTGGCGATATACACGGCCGCGGCGCTATGCCTTTGAGCGACCGCTGCACTCCTACCAGATTGTCGGCCAGATGTACTGTCTGGTGGTCATCATATTGTTTTGGTCTAGCGTGTTTGCGGCCTACGTACTGCTCTACACCCAGGACAAGCAGGACTGCCTGGCTGAGCTCGTGGTGTTCGCGACACTCGTTGGAGCGggcgttgtgtgcgtgtacgtctTCTTTTTCTGGGTCTCCTTCAAGGACTGCACGGACTACAGCAACTCGGGTGAGCTGTGCATcttctgccgccgtcgcacgcATGTGGACTCCAAGCACTGCAAGGCGTGCAACAAGTGCGTGGAGGGATTCGACCACCACTGCAAGTGGCTGAACATGTGCGTCGGGAGGGCGAACTAcatcccttttttttgctttgtgAGCGGAAGCGTGTTCACCAGCTTCACAACTCTTGGCAGCGTCATCTGCTTGCttgcgcggtggtggcatgTGCTGGCGGAGCACCACAGCGCCTACTTCCGCGCGGGTCCGGTTGTGCTGTGCTTCGTGCTCCTCGTCGGCATCGTTCCCATTGTGCACTTGTTCGGATTTCACGTCTACTTGCATTTTATACTGAGGACGACAACGTATCAGCACATCGTAGGCAAGCGCGAGGAGACGTTCCAGATCCCGGCCGAGGAGGCAGCCCCACAGAAGCCAagccgttgttgctgctcctgctgctgctgctgctag
- a CDS encoding putative zinc finger domain protein, translating into MTSSADQSPSLPTPEHSPRQVSTPPATPTTTSVFDAPENQAPKGRRRHRHSHRSSTSDAPTALSHAHKRRHKHKRESSCRCSGGEAAASEVNEGSSWRTDITREATGVADDDDKTERQRLASAAVTPNLPVSNGASSKPSLTQPSPPRCDPQVLAPSTATAAVAYTSVAEGTLSHFPKGVGVPARCARPSDASVAQNRGTALSVTPFSGLEKSIFTLGEYVKGPAWPLIAATVLTEPPEEPSSIFSPASGRETEVEVPTQRRRGGVGNHLPSMTAVTAPIGVSVGEGGTSRLPCTHLHPADVDLPIAEEMEVAEKRRYGDERDEAFLTSGSVWDDGERMRGSSLHHTEGGADDGCESEDWAEDGRKIPRSAEPCCSLYVNVSKDPDSWRHSQPRRHAFERPLHSMQVMAFVFELVLIALFWSSVFMGYIMLYTQDKQDCLAEMVIFAILVLVGMVWLYTSLILISFKDCTDYSNSGELCMFCRRRTHVDSKHCKSCNKCVEGFDHHCKWLNMCVGAKNYRLFFSFVSAAVCLTLFGFIGGVTYLSRWWHMLAERHSAYFRAAPIVMCTLIIVGIGPMAHLLLFHSYLCIVGKTTYQHILEKRERAVEFPSGETEERFRKTRPRPCCC; encoded by the coding sequence ATGACCTCATCAGCCGATCAATCGCCCTCGTTGCCAACCCCTGAGCACTCGCCGCGTCAGGTGAGCACGCCGCCTGCaacacccaccaccacgtcgGTGTTTGATGCCCCAGAGAACCAGGCGCCAAAGGGCCGACGACGTCATCGTcacagccaccgcagcagtaCCTCGGACGCGCCGACGGCGTtgtcgcacgcgcacaagcgcAGGCACAAGCACAAACGGGAGTCGAGCTGCCGATGCTCCggtggagaagcagcagccagTGAAGTAAATGAGGGCTCGTCATGGAGGACAGATATTACACGTGAGGCAACAGGGGtggcggacgacgacgacaagacagagcggcagcgcttgGCCAGTGCGGCGGTCACACCGAATCTGCCGGTCAGCAACGGAGCTTCCAGCAAACCGAGCCTTACGCAGCCGTCCCCGCCTCGATGCGACCCGCAAGTTCTTGCCCCTAGCACAGCCACCGCGGCAGTGGCGTACACCTCGGTGGCTGAAGGGACGCTGTCCCACTTTCCCAAGGGTGTTGGTGTGCCGGCTCGGTGTGCCCGGCCAAGCGACGCCTCTGTGGCACAAAACAGAGGCACAGCTCTTAGCGTCACGCCCTTTTCAGGTCTTGAGAAGTCGATTTTTACTCTCGGCGAGTATGTCAAGGGACCTGCGTGGCCGCTAATCGCTGCGACAGTGCTAACCGAGCCGCCTGAGGAACCGTCCAGCATTTTTAGCCCCGCGTCGGGGCGGGAGACGGAGGTCGAGGTGCCgacacagcggcggcggggcggggtCGGCAACCATCTTCCCTCTATGACTGCTGTCACCGCACCGATTGGTGTGAGCGTTGGCGAGGGTGGCACGTCGCGTCTGCCGTGCACCCATCTGCACCCCGCCGACGTGGACCTCCCCATCGCGGAGGAAATGGAAGTGGCAGAGAAACGCCGGTATGGCGATGAGCGAGATGAAGCCTTTctcaccagcggcagcgtttGGGATGATGGAGAGCGCATGCGTGGAAGTTCTCTGCACCACACCGAGGGGGGCGCTGATGACGGTTGTGAGAGTGAGGACTGGGCCGAGGACGGCCGCAAGATTCCTCGCTCAGCGGAGCCGTGCTGCTCGCTATACGTGAACGTCAGCAAAGACCCCGATAGCTGGCGTCACAGTCAACCGCGTCGCCACGCCTTCGAGCGCCCGCTGCACTCGATGCAGGTGATGGCGTTCGTCTTTGAGCTGGTGCTGATAGCCCTTTTCTGGTCTAGCGTCTTCATGGGGTACATCATGCTGTACACCCAGGACAAGCAGGACTGCCTGGCTGAGATGGTCATCTTCGCTATCCTCGTGCTTGTCGGCATGGTGTGGCTCTACACATCCTTAATCCTAATCTCCTTCAAGGACTGCACGGACTACAGCAACTCGGGTGAGCTGTGCATGttctgccgccgtcgcacgcATGTGGACTCCAAGCACTGCAAGTCGTGCAACAAGTGCGTGGAGGGATTCGACCACCACTGCAAGTGGCTGAACATGTGCGTCGGAGCGAAGAACTACCggctcttcttctccttcgtctccgccgccgtgtgcCTGACTCTCTTTGGCTTTATTGGCGGCGTGACGTACctgtcgcggtggtggcatatgctggcggagcgccaTAGCGCGTATTTTCGCGCGGCCCCGATTGTCATGTGCACGCTAATAATCGTGGGTATTGGCCCGATGGCGCACCTGCTCTTGTTCCACAGCTACCTTTGCATCGTTGGCAAGACGACGTACCAGCACATTCTTGAAAAGCGCGAGCGTGCTGTGGAGTTCCCCAGCGGTGAAACGGAGGAGCGGTTTCGCAAGACGCGACCGCGGCCGTGCTGCTGTTAG
- a CDS encoding putative eukaryotic release factor 3, with protein MSWQQPTGNVNPNAPSYTPDGGAYMNNYNNQEAGRYYPPPQLYGGGDYYPPQAGFGGNYQGGYANRTDYQGGMYNSQQHRQGVYQDPRSDQGGYYPRGGYGGPQQQQGGYSGNINYQGGGYGVQQQQQQQRYQQNEGYQQQMQQQPTPQQQQQQQQQQKQPKQQQKQPKQQKPAASMPAPKTSASDAGKLSLGGGSAQAVVVPKKKGGGTLSLGKKKQVAMEATAPEETASQASPSTTAETKPDGDPNPSTPPAAGPAAESPVQEESAAATQAESTSKPASAAPAKEAPGATEKDRAKLTPEERREAVKKEIARQRQQSKKQYKRDPRPHFNIVFCGHVDAGKSTISGHLLMEKGLVDQREMEKLRREAEINHREGWEYAYVMDVSEEERSKGITRETGAAYFETEKRRVTVLDAPGHKAFVPSMIGGATQADICVLVISSRTGEFETGFEKGGQTREHAMLVRTCGVKQMICVINKMDEMKWSKERYNEIVDRLRPFLRQNGYDEERAKNLIFMPVAGLTGENLIKHVEPSHCDWYKGKTMMEVIDDLKLPESKTEDDVFCIPLVGAYKDDGKTHIYGKVESGSIAVGERIQVLPTKAEALVEGISIESTEFEKCYPGDNVHIHVRGIDENDIHGGYVATSIPTSLRAVEFFQARVVILEVKNIISAGSRVMLHIHSAQEEASFHKLLAKIDRKTNEVVEKNPACVKAGDVVIARIELDRPVVLEPHKDFDKLGRFMLRDDGRTIAIGVVMRLYESTHESLAKAGQ; from the coding sequence ATGTCCTGGCAGCAACCGACAGGGAACGTTAACCCCAACGCGCCGTCCTACACCccagacggcggcgcgtACATGAACAACTACAACAACCAAGAAGCCGGCAGGTACTAccctccgccgcagctgtATGGCGGTGGGGACTACTACCCACCGCAAGCCGGCTTTGGTGGCAACTACCAGGGCGGCTACGCAAACCGCACTGACTACCAGGGTGGCATGTACAactcgcagcagcatcgacaGGGCGTCTACCAGGACCCGCGCAGCGACCAGGGCGGCTACTACCCGCGAGGTGGTTACGGCGgtcctcagcagcagcaggggggCTACTCGGGCAACATCAACTATCAAGGTGGCGGCTACGgtgtccagcagcagcagcagcagcagcgctaccAGCAGAACGAGGGCTATCAACAGCagatgcagcagcaaccgacacctcagcagcagcagcagcagcagcagcagcagaaacagccgaagcagcagcagaaacagCCGAAGCAGCAGAAGCCCGCTGCATCAATGCCAGCACCAAAGACGTCCGCCTCGGATGCCGGAAAGCTGTCTCTGGGCGGCGGCTCCGCACAAGCGGTCGTGGTGCCCAAGAAGAAGGGCGGAGGCACCCTCTCGCTAGGCAAGAAGAAGCAGGTAGCCAtggaggcgacggcaccggaggagacggcgtcGCAAGCGTCCCCTTCTACGACCGCCGAGACTAAACCCGATGGCGACCCGAACCCGTCGACGCCACCGGCTGCGGGGCCTGCGGCTGAGAGCCCGGTGCAAGAGGAgtcggctgctgcgactcAGGCCGAGAGCACCTCGAAGCCTGCCTCTGCGGCCCCTGCCAAGGAGGCGCCGGGGGCAACGGAGAAGGACCGTGCAAAGCTGACGCCggaggagcggcgcgagGCAGTCAAGAAGGAGAtcgcacggcagcgtcagcagaGCAAGAAGCAGTACAAGCGTGACCCTCGCCCCCATTTCAACATCGTCTTCTGCGGTCACGTCGATGCAGGCAAGTCCACCATCTCTGGCCACCTGCTGATGGAGAAGGGACTCGTGGACCAGCGCGAGATGGAGAAGCTTCGGCGCGAGGCGGAGATCAACCACCGTGAGGGCTGGGAGTACGCGTACGTCATGGACGTttccgaggaggagcggtCGAAGGGTATCACGCGCGAGACCGGCGCGGCCTACTTCGAGACCGAGAAGCGCCGTGTGACGGTACTGGACGCGCCGGGCCACAAGGCGTTTGTGCCGTCCATGatcggcggcgccacgcagGCCGACATCTGCGTTCTCGTCATCTCTAGCCGCACCGGCGAGTTCGAGACCGGCTTCGAGAAGGGTGGGCAGACGCGCGAGCATGCGATGctggtgcgcacgtgcgGTGTAAAGCAGATGATCTGCGTCATTAACAAGATGGACGAGATGAAGTGGAGCAAGGAGCGCTACAACGAGATTGTCGACCGACTGAGGCCCTTCCTGCGACAGAACGGCTacgacgaggagcgcgcgaaGAACCTCATCTTCATGCCAGTGGCGGGCCTGACGGGCGAGAACCTGATCAAGCACGTCGAGCCTAGCCACTGCGACTGGTACAAAGGCAAGACAATGATGGAGGTGATCGACGACCTGAAGCTGCCCGAGTCAAAGACGGAGGACGACGTCTTTTGTATACCGCTGGTCGGCGCCTACAAGGATGACGGCAAGACGCACATCTACGGCAAGGTGGAGTCGGGCTCCATCGCGGTAGGCGAGAGGATCCAGGTGCTGCCGACGAAGGCGGAGGCTCTCGTCGAGGGCATCTCCATCGAGTCCACCGAGTTCGAGAAGTGCTACCCGGGAGACAACGTCCACATACACGTGCGCGGCATCGACGAAAATGACATTCACGGCGGCTACGTCGCCACCTCCATCCCGACCTCTCTGCGCGCCGTCGAGTTCTTTCAGGCGCGCGTGGTTATTCTGGAGGTGAAGAACATTATCAGCGCTGGCTCACGTGTCATGCTGCACATACACTCCGCCCAAGAGGAGGCGTCTTTCCACAAGCTGCTAGCGAAGATCGACCGCAAGACGAACGAGGTGGTCGAGAAGAACCCGGCGTGCGTGAAGGCTGGTGACGTGGTGATTGCCCGCATCGAACTCGACCGCCCTGTCGTGCTGGAGCCGCACAAGGACTTTGACAAGCTGGGCCGCTTCATGCTGCGCGACGATGGCCGCACCATCGCGATCGGCGTTGTCATGCGCCTCTACGAGTCCACGCACGAGTCTCTCGCAAAGGCTGGCCAGTAG
- a CDS encoding putative protein transport protein Sec31 yields the protein MRLKNTALCCAFAWSPAVLGNPPLLATASYSGAMDENFSSDAFLEIRLVDVKVTDETELPVVGRVRLPDRAHRVDWSPYAGPQGIIGVSCSNGCVYIFSAAEVLAAGPNGGDEEVSDHPRGLLWMVREHAGSAVRGFHFNPSKPHFFATGADDGVWRVWTLQDGATGGVCAPTKVSVISNVPNSGAIVHLQWHPKYAHIFATATVNSVVNVWNLKMATRVTALNVSKASHGAQITAIAWNPTAATQLVVGLDEGHPVLQVWDLRTGVVPLREMSGHTGGITGLAWSEQESSMVASCGGDGRTMWWDPNTGKKLGELQPVGQYLVDVQWCPVLPAVIATSSFAPLLCVSTAQDVSSTGGDKLGAVPKWLNKPCGASVNMSLTVASLASGTEHDIVLSSLNCVPMSPHTTEDRRMFERLAEFPRGSPERTQWLRDTHHELLAAFSSAQNSRQPILDFLNEGVASKKGGAGAGSGRLGEEDDDPFTAISHENQKRYEDRTSELIVSGKIEEAVDLCMDEHCFDDAFAIAFLSGGEMVRKVHQRYIAHVAAVNPQKRHVLYAGAIASGDFRPLIQANVPWKEVLSAIVAFVVGDGFADACNLLGDALRDQQNYEGSYHCYVCARNVDAVVDLWRLENRPSREVVQDTILLEETTQRAASGEHLAHCMCDYGVKLLTDGHPKEAVQYLQRAAGLGDHTAKVLVDRMKYLFNIAQPENGAPYVPAPVSDAQSLTCQAFLAAAEERRVRELQEQKQAQAQAQAIAPQQQHQQERPPMPSHGAPQPLAMPPQTQYHVNPMAMPGQPQPPQSGYLPAVGYMPPMGAPAAASQPPQQPQHPPSLLPHKLPAGGLPPPPGGSTPLRPPLMPAGGAAPPPPSHGPSVYGNATPMTNSMNGAPVAASPIGPHSPSAGGASMGMSASNTSSLSPNALPPSRTNPLPAAPNGVVGQPKPRLMPHPVSSYSSMRTPTTGTTPATTAPPPPGQPSSFGAMASQASLQPAPYSVTAPPTQPPATQSSPYQAAPPPQRSDAVYGGGAPSMMTLQPPPPGPPRPATGTAPPPPPQSSAAGAEYPASFLASVSPAQFASPLHGQLVQRLQQIIPAIADPRRRTAVEQAAAELIRQLQHGMLPEELVRMLVHFCANAGTPSATQVWAQLAQRYAGAIQAFANLCYL from the coding sequence ATGCGACTGAAGAACACGGCGCTATGCTGCGCGTTCGCGTGGTCGCCGGCGGTGTTGGGCAAcccgcctctcctcgccaCCGCGTCGTACAGCGGAGCCATGGACGAGAacttcagcagcgacgccttTCTTGAGATTCGCCTCGTGGATGTAAAGGTGACAGACGAGACGGAACTGCCTGTTGTCGGacgtgtgcggctgccggaTCGCGCGCATCGCGTCGACTGGTCGCCGTACGCCGGCCCGCAGGGCATCATCGGTGTCTCGTGTAGCAACGGCTGTGTATACATCTTCTCCGCTGCAGAGGTGCTCGCCGCCGGCCCGAATGggggcgacgaggaggtgagTGATCACCCGCGCGGACTGCTGTGGATGGTGCGCGAGCACGCGGGTTCGGCCGTGCGCGGCTTCCACTTCAACCCTTCGAAGCCGCACTTTttcgccaccggcgccgacgaTGGCGTTTGGCGTGTGTGGACGCTGCAGGAtggcgccaccggcggcgtgtgtgcaccaACGAAGGTGTCTGTCATCTCGAACGTGCCGAACAGCGGCGCCATTGTCCACCTCCAGTGGCACCCGAAATACGCTCACATCTTTGCCACAGCTACCGTCAACAGCGTGGTGAACGTGTGGAACCTGAAGATGGCCACCCGCGTGACAGCGCTGAACGTGTCCAAGGCATCACACGGGGCCCAGATCACCGCCATCGCGTGGAACCCGACGGCTGCGACGCAGCTGGTTGTGGGACTCGACGAGGGTCATCCAGTGTTGCAGGTGTGGGACCTTCGCACCggggtggtgccgctgcgcgagatgAGCGGACATACCGGGGGCATCACCGGCCTCGCTTGGAGCGAGCAGGAGTCGTCGATGGTAGCGTCatgcggcggtgatggccgCACCATGTGGTGGGACCCGAACACTGGCAAGAAACTGGGTGAGCTACAGCCAGTGGGGCAGTACCTCGTCGACGTGCAGTGGTGCCCGGTGCTGCCGGCTGTTATCGCGACGTCGTCCTTCGCGCCGCTTCTATGCGTGTCGACGGCGCAGGATGTCTCCAGCACCGGTGGCGACAAGCTCGGTGCAGTGCCCAAGTGGCTCAACAAGCCGTGCGGCGCCTCGGTCAACATGTCCCTCACTGTtgcctccctcgcctctgGCACGGAGCATGACATTGTGCTGTCGAGCCTGAATTGCGTACCAATGAGCCCCCACACGACGGAGGACCGGCGCATGTTCGAGCGGCTCGCCGAGTTCCCGCGCGGGTCGCCGGAGCGGACGCAGTGGCTGCGCGACACCCATCATGAGCTCCTTGCGGCCTTCTCCAGCGCGCAGAACTCGCGCCAGCCCATCCTTGACTTCCTCAACGAGGGCGTCGCTTCCAAGAAAGGCGGCGCGGGCGCCGGCTCCGGGAGgctgggcgaggaggacgacgacccATTCACCGCCATCTCGCACGAGAACCAGAAGAGGTACGAAGACCGCACCTCGGAGCTCATCGTGAGTGGCAAGATCGAGGAGGCCGTGGACTTGTGCATGGACGAACATTGCTTCGACGACGCCTTTGCCATTGCCTTCCTCAGCGGTGGGGAGATGGTGCGCAAGGTGCACCAGCGCTACATCGCGCATGTCGCCGCCGTGAACCCGCAAAAGAGGCATGTGCTCTACGctggcgccatcgcctccgGTGATTTCCGCCCTCTCATTCAGGCGAACGTGCCGTGGAAGGAAGTGCTTTCCGCGATTGTGGCGTTCGTCGTGGGCGACGGCTTCGCCGACGCGTGCAACCTGCTCGgtgacgcgctgcgcgatcAGCAGAACTACGAGGGCTCCTACCACTGCTACGTTTGCGCACGCAACGTGGACGCTGTGGTGGACCTCTGGCGCCTCGAGAACCGCCCCTCCCGTGAGGTTGTGCAGGATACAATCCTGCTAGAGGAGACCACGCAGCGTGCCGCGAGCGGTGAGCACCTGGCGCACTGCATGTGCGACTACGGCGTGAAGCTGCTGACTGATGGGCATCcgaaggaggcggtgcagtaCCTACAGCGTGCCGCCGGTCTCGGTGACCACACGGCCAAGGTGCTTGTCGATCGCATGAAATACCTCTTCAATATTGCTCAACCCGAGAACGGTGCACCGTACGTGCCCGCGCCGGTGTCTGACGCGCAGAGCCTGACGTGTCAAGCGTTTCTGGCCGCCGCGGAAGAGCGACGAGTGCgagagctgcaggagcagaagcaggcgcaggcgcaggcacAAGCGATAgccccgcagcagcagcatcagcaggagcggccaccgatgccgagccacggcgctccgcagccgctggcaatgccgccgcagacgcAGTACCACGTGAACCCCATGGCGATGCCAGGGCaaccgcagccgccacagTCTGGTTACCTGCCAGCCGTTGGCTACATGCCGCCCATGGGTGCACCAGCTGCGGCTTCGCaaccgccacagcagcctcAGCACCCACCAAGCCTTCTTCCCCACAAATTACCCGCCGGCGGActcccgccaccaccgggTGGTAGCACCCCTCTGCGGCCGCCACTGAtgcctgctggcggtgccgcaccgccaccgccgtctcaCGGGCCCTCTGTGTACGGCAACGCGACACCGATGACCAATAGTATGAACGGTGCTCCTGtagcggcgtcgccgatTGGCCCGCACTCGCCGTccgccggcggtgcctcGATGGGGATGAGTGCATCGAACACTAGCTCGTTGTCCCCCAACGCACTTCCGCCCAGCCGCACAAACCCGCTCCCGGCTGCACCGAACGGGGTCGTAGGCCAACCGAAGCCGCGACTTATGCCGCACCCGGTTTCTTCCTACTCATCGATGCGAACGCCGACCACTGGCACCACCCCAGCCACcactgcacctcctccgccaggACAGCCGTCGTCTTTCGGCGCCATGGCCTCCCAGGCGTCATTGCAGCCAGCGCCGTACAGCGTGACGGCCCCACCGACACAGCCGCCAGCGACACAGTCGTCACCGTAccaagcagcgccaccgccgcaacgcTCAGATGCCGTTTACGGGGGAGGAGCGCCATCAATGATGACGCTGCAGCCCCCGCCGCCTGGCCCTCCGCGGCCCGCGACGggcaccgcaccgccaccgccgcctcagtcatcggctgccggcgccgagtACCCGGCCTCCTTTCTCGCCTCCGTAAGTCCTGCCCAGTTCGCGTCCCCGCTGCACGGCCAGCTGGTGCAGCGTCTTCAGCAGATCATCCCCGCCATCGCGGACCCACGCCGGCGCACGGCAGTggagcaggcggcggcggagctgattcgccagctgcagcacgggATGCTGCCGGAGGAGCTCGTGCGCATGTTGGTGCACTTTTGTGCGAACGCCGGCACGCCGAGCGCGACTCAGGTGTGGGCGCAGTTGGCGCAGCGGTACGCGGGTGCCATTCAAGCCTTCGCGAACCTTTGCTATCTGTGA
- a CDS encoding putative 60S ribosomal protein L28 has product MSHSADLQWILVRQNSRFLQKRGGIRMSNDPFNSNGNWTKRHCGFLNEKAAVVKPAKDGAICVTVKDGSSNNKPRQAYRKTVHAAGVRASDVSRAVAAVRPDLADVSFRRARRMACIASRTAKVAAARKARSAKITFSRKSVRAKRN; this is encoded by the coding sequence ATGTCGCACTCTGCCGATCTCCAGTGGATCCTGGTCCGCCAGAACAGCCGCTTCCTGCAGaagcgcggcggcatccgCATGAGCAACGACCCGTTCAACAGCAACGGCAACTGGACGAAGCGCCACTGCGGTTTCCTGAACGAGAAGGCTGCTGTTGTGAAGCCGGCGAAGGATGGTGCGATCTGCGTGACGGTGaaggacggcagcagcaacaacaagcCGAGGCAGGCGTACAGGAAGACCGTGCACGCTGCTGGCGTGAGGGCGTCGGACGTGAGCCGTGCCGTGGCTGCTGTGCGCCCGGACCTCGCGGACGTGTCGttccgccgcgcgcgccgcatGGCCTGCATTGCGAGCCGCACGGCGaaggttgctgctgcgcgcaaGGCCCGCTCCGCGAAGATCACGTTCTCGCGCAAGTCCGTGCGCGCGAAGCGCAATtag
- a CDS encoding putative lanosterol 14-alpha-demethylase, translating to MIGELLLLLTAGLALYGWYFCKSFNTTRPTDPPVIHCTTPFVGHIIQFGKDPLGFMLSAKKKYGGIFTMNICGNRITIVGDVHQHSKFFTPRNEILSPREVYSFMVPVFGEGVAYAAPYPRMREQLNFLAEELTVAKFQNFAPSIQHEVRKFMKANWDKDEGEINILDDCSAMIINTACQCLFGEDLRRRLDARQFAQLLAKMETCLIPAAVFLPWILKLPLPQSYRCRDARAELQEILSEIIIAREKEEAQKDSNTSDLLAGLLGAVYRDGTRMSQHEVCGMIVAAMFAGQHTSTITTTWSLLHLMDPRNKRHLAKLHQEIDEFPAQLNYDNVMEEMPFAEQCARESIRRDPPLVMLMRKVLKPVQVGKYVVPEGDIIACSPLLSHQDEEAFPNPREWNPERNMKLVDGAFCGFGAGVHKCIGEKFGLLQVKTVLATVLRDYDFELLGPLPEPNYHTMVVGPTASQCRVKYIKKKAAA from the coding sequence ATGATCGGCgagcttctccttctcctgaCCGCCGGTCTGGCGCTGTACGGCTGGTACTTCTGCAAGTCCTTCAACACAACCCGTCCGACCGATCCGCCGGTCATTCACTGCACGACGCCTTTTGTGGGTCACATCATCCAGTTCGGCAAGGATCCCCTGGGCTTTATGTTGAGTGCGAAGAAGAAGTACGGCGGCATATTCACCATGAACATCTGCGGCAACCGCATCACTATTGTTGGTGACGTTCACCAGCACAGCAAGTTCTTCACCCCGCGTAACGAGATTCTCTCCCCGCGTGAGGTCTACAGCTTCATGGTGCCCGTCTTTGGCGAGGGCGTCGCCTACGCCGCGCCGTACCCGCGCATGCGCGAGCAGCTCAACTTCCTGGCCGAGGAGCTGACTGTGGCCAAGTTCCAGAACTTCGCTCCATCGATCCAGCACGAGGTGCGCAAGTTTATGAAGGCGAACTGGGACAAGGACGAAGGCGAGATCAACATCCTCGACGACTGCAGCGCCATGATCATCAACACCGCTTGCCAGTGCCTCTTCGGCGAGGACCTGCGCAGGCGCCTGGACGCGCGCCAGTTCGCACAGCTGCTGGCCAAGATGGAGACCTGCCTCATCCCCGCCGCTGTCTTCCTGCCGTGGATCCTGaaactgccgctgcctcagtcctaccgctgccgcgacgcccgcgctgagctgcagGAAATCCTCAGCGAGATTATCATCGCTCGCGAGAAGGAGGAAGCTCAGAAGGACAGCAACACGTCGGACCTGCTCGCCGGTCTGCTGGGCGCCGTGTACCGCGATGGCACCCGCATGTCTCAGCACGAGGTGTGCGGAATGATCGTTGCCGCCATGTTTGCTGGCCAGCACACCTCCACTATTACCACCACCTGGTCCCTCCTGCATCTGATGGATCCTCGCAACAAGAGGCACCTCGCGAAACTGCATCAGGAGATCGACGAGTTCCCGGCGCAGCTGAACTACGACAACGTCATGGAGGAGATGCCGTTTGCGGagcagtgcgcgcgcgagtCGATTCGCCGCGACCCGCCGCTCGTTATGCTCATGCGAAAGGTGCTGAAGCCGGTCCAGGTGGGCAAGTACGTCGTGCCAGAGGGCGACATCATCGCCTGCTCGCCGCTCCTCTCGCACCAGGATGAGGAGGCATTTCCGAATCCGCGTGAGTGGAACCCAGAGCGCAACATGAAGCTCGTCGACGGTGCCTTCTGCGGCTTTGGTGCCGGCGTCCACAAGTGCATCGGTGAGAAGTTCGGCCTCCTTCAGGTCAAGACGGTGCTGGCGACGGTCTTGCGCGACTACGACTTTGAGCTCCTCGGCCCACTGCCGGAACCGAACTACCACACCATGGTGGTGGGCCCGACGGCCAGCCAGTGCCGCGTGAAGTACATcaagaagaaggcggcggcttAG